A segment of the Neoarius graeffei isolate fNeoGra1 chromosome 5, fNeoGra1.pri, whole genome shotgun sequence genome:
GAAATGACACCAATCTGCAGTCAGCAGATGAAATCAAATCAATTATGCTGCATAGACCATCTTGGAAGGCCATTGTTGCAACTTCCCGAGGAGACTTGacctgatgatgataatgatgatgatgatgatgattgggaCCCACCAGAacagtctgtgtgtgtctctttcaGCCATCATTTAGGTCAGTTAAATCTACTTTGTAAAAGAGGAACTGTGCATCTGTATGTTCCTGTGTCTACATGTCACAAGTCATACACCTGCAGTGACTTAAGTATTCGAGTAAACACATATTGGAAATCTGGCATGATGAAACCAGATCAGAAGATGTTCTCCatgtgtatgtgtgggtttcctccaggttctccacttTCTTCCCAATACTAAAAAACATGCTGGTTGGCAGACTGGCTATGATAAATTCCTGTAGGTGCAAATGTGTAGTGCCCTGTGATTGACTGGTATTGTATCAGGGTTGTATTCCCAAATCATGTCCAATGTCTCCATGATAGGCTCCACTCTGCCCAAGATAAAGCCTTTATGGAAGATGACTGAATAAAGTTGTGCAAGGATTTGCTCTTGGCCAAAATGTCAGCATAAATTCCAATATGATATAACATTTAAAATTTTTAATTGTGTTTATGTATTGACTTATCAGGTTTGAAAACTCAAGACAAAACCAGGATGGATGCAAAAAAGAAAGAGATGGACCTTTTGAGCAACAGTATTGCGGCATATGCTCACATAAAAGGTttatttcttcttattattaaatCATCAATAAATAGTTTATTTCACTTTATCAACCAGTATACTCTATCTTACAAGATCAGTCATATGTATATATTTTCACCTTTCAGATAATCCTGAGAAGTTCGGCCTCTACTTTGTCATTGGTGTGTGTTTTGGCCTGGTGCTTACCCTCTGTCTGTTAGTAATACGAATTTCCTGCAAACCCCGGACTACACCTGCGCCACCCACTCCAGAAAGAAAACAGCTGAAGGACTTTTGTGAAGATGATGAAGATGAAGAtagtgatgaggaggaggaggaagaggaggagaatgAGGACAAAGTAGGAGATGTGGAGGCTACTATTACCAACTGCAGCACAGAGTTCCCCATGGGCAACCACCACAGCACATTGGATGGAAATGTGAATGTGTTTACCTCAGCAGAGGAGTTGGAACGAGCCCAGCgcttggaagagagagagaggatcatCAGGGAGATCTGGAGAAATGGACAACCAGACATCCTGGGCACAGGAACCAGCACCATTGGAAGGGTGCATTATTATTAATACTCATTAGAATTGAATGTGGTCACAGAACAAGACTTTTAAAGAAAATCTTGGACTCTAATGTATTTAGAGTGTTCAAGTCCACATGTAGAACAGTGGCAAGCACAATTACTGCACAAGAGCTTACTTTGGTGCTATGTTGTTCAATGAGACAGATGTTGAGGAGAATATCCTAGTAGAGAATATAGCAGTTTTTAAATGCACTCATAAGAGTCACATTCCCCCTAATGTACTTTTTCAGGGTTGAGAATCAGGTTTTGTACATTGATGTTATCATGATTTCTAGTGGTCAGCCATTTGCACCACTCCACTATGCCCTTTTTTTAGATTGTTTTTTATTTTACACTTTCAACCTTTATTTTTGTGTAAATAGTGTTGTTAATATCATGCAAAGTCTTATACTACACCAGTAAATTCGTATATCACATCAGTATCACATTTATACTGACATCAGAGCCCTATAATTggcattattttttgttgttcaaCATAtatcttctttgtttgtttgtttgtttgtttgtttgtttgtttgtttgtttgttttaacaaaGCTAAGGCAGTTGGGTTTGTCAAGTAGTTTATCAAGTACCAAATGCCTCTATCATTGGTGTTGCATTTTATTCCATGAAAAGATCCAACATTGCTTAACATTTTTATATGGGCCAAAATCATAGTGTCCTCTTTGTGAACAGACCAATAAACTTTCTTAAATTACTACTCAGTCTGTAAGTTATCAATCAACTTATGATCATTTGTTATAGTATCAACTCCATAGTTTATGTTTGCTCTTTTCTGCATGAAGCAACTGTGAAACCAATCCAATTACTTATAGTTCcagaagataagataagataacatAAGATAacataaggcggcacggtggtgtagtggttagcgctgtcgcctcacaacaagaaggtccgggtttgagccccgtggcaggcgagggcctttctgtgcggagtttgcatgttctccccgtgtccgcgtgggtttcctccgggtgctccggttttccccacagtccaaagacatgcaggttaggttaactggtgactctaaattgaccgtaggtgtgagtgtgaatggttgtctgtgtctaggtgtcagccctgtgatgacctggcgacttgtccagggtgtaccccgcctttcgcccgtagtcagctgggataggctccagcttgcctgcaaccctgtagaacaggataaagcggctacagataatgagatgatatatacacacacatatacagtgccttgcaaaagtattcataccccttgaacttttccacatttttccaccttacaaccacgaacttaaaagttttttattgagattttatgtgatagacgaaCACAGagcagcacataattgtgaagtgaaacgaaaatgataaatggtcttcaaaattttaaacaaataaaaatctgaaaaatgtggtgcgcattagtattcagccccctgtactctgatacctctaaatacaatccagtgcaatcaattgccttcagaagtcatctaattagttaatagagtcctactgtgtgtaatttactctcagcataaatacacttgttctgtgaaggcctcagtggtttgttagagaacactgaagaacaaacagcatcatgaagaccaaagaactcaccagacatgtcagggataaagttctggagaagtttaaagcagggttaggttataaaaaaaatatcccaagctctgaacatctcaagaagcactgttcaatccatcattcaaaaatgaaaaaagtatggcacaactgcaaacctaccaagacatggctatccacctaaactgacagagcgagcaaggagagcactggtcagagaagcagccaagaggcccatgatcactctggaggagctgcagaaatccacagctcaggtgggagaatctgtgcacaggacaactataagtcgtacactccacaaatctggcctttttggaagagtggcaagaaaaaagccattgttgaaagacaggcataagaagtcccgtttgcagtttgccagaagccatgtaggggacacagcaaacatgtggaagaaggtgctttggtcagatgagaccaaagttgaactttttggcctaaatgcaaagcgctgtgtggtggaaaactaacactgctcatcaccctgcacacaccatccccactgtgaaacatggtggtggcagcatcatgctatggggatgcttttcttcagcagggacagggaagctggtcagagttgatgggaagatggatggagctaaatacagggcaatcctggaagaaaacctgttggaggctgcaaaagacttgagactgggaaggagattcaccttccagcaagacaatgaccctaaacatacagccagagctacaatggaatggtttagatcaaagaatattcatgtgttagaatggcccagtcaaagtccagacctaaatcctattgagcatctgtggcaagacttgaaaattgctgttcacagacgctctccatccaatctggctgagcttgagctattttgcaaagaagaatgggcaaaaatttcagtgtctagatgtgcaaagctggtagagatataccacaaaagacttgcagctgcaattgcagcaaaaggtggctctacaaagtattgacacgggggctgaatactaatgcacaccac
Coding sequences within it:
- the eva1ba gene encoding eva-1 homolog Ba, which encodes MDAKKKEMDLLSNSIAAYAHIKDNPEKFGLYFVIGVCFGLVLTLCLLVIRISCKPRTTPAPPTPERKQLKDFCEDDEDEDSDEEEEEEEENEDKVGDVEATITNCSTEFPMGNHHSTLDGNVNVFTSAEELERAQRLEERERIIREIWRNGQPDILGTGTSTIGRVHYY